From Anopheles darlingi chromosome 2, idAnoDarlMG_H_01, whole genome shotgun sequence, the proteins below share one genomic window:
- the LOC125948509 gene encoding uncharacterized protein LOC125948509 isoform X1: MNADDIYENLPCHEEALRNGNNGDRGIVGSTKIGAHGINTGGDGDGGGGDGGVMDNGAGQQNKMQNNLALNSKDMLYATPLKKSERPLKVLNNGPTAATATTATATTTATTNGNGCGSALTPARSQDQDAKIINAELEDRRIRDFLKDTTQMHKKIELHKTYQSSNFSYLARKEHFADLVQRNVNNNGSGVPLRPDVTIDEEAKLAAMVGGGSDGKGGRAAAAYKSLAGEEEEVKNLDLDTNDSLNELEARCNEKLEMLTNLNRARSSEQRSQEDNEQQQLEQGSIDLLLLGGTDGDRAVSEDDIVPKPSAPPLSAVQTARSKHGKQQQQGGGNGVGPFGESTDQPIISAHLNREWVLKKIAMCLEQRISKKPVPPVPGEAASVTTPSAGPSSGPGGYFGRGQTVGVPSDSGSQPSGHRSSAGAAAAAAGGGDGGLPSLGYLVLGSNGSGKTSICNDIIEGTSGTKGMLNRRLLACYFVNSQNPECHSLSMFIRSIILQILSHSSFVNVTGPDGAATSSSVEMSNNLSTTIPTVDGDRMAPASETVVTTSNDCLPEADQQRATGSPPSPPQQPPHQQQPQMGDMTDDLSEAVDRELEAAIRTEMQINERVAEFCSGRKAKVSRQQSEPVESFSRDREQPNYPYKTHPPSMASKVGSGGGDEQHEPDGDDGKPEKTMSPGRPVKVSKIPIAIGSTIRSPKKVSPTRQRSREQEAEEDEKKEAEEEKEAEGAREEQTILEGGGEAIAERDIADFQLDDIVGKALDDEQDGCVQTKEEEKKEEGKQHEEEESNVKEPLRPTKPMETSIPPPLPKSKNCRQIIADGYYEMLLSNPDIFESLTVDSIEKNPDDCFKKAILFPLLELCPPKNALLLLIDSIDENYLQDGNLISTLKGKQATKSRNIAELLANHIHLMPKWLFMVCTAKKQNKNITKLFTGFKKLTLDDLRKSHVVKDVQQYIINRLNTDFRGINLTKDIIESLNQLYIKSNGCLLYLYKVLNGIRENFFTFREIKLIPCTLNGLYLYICQKSFNKKQYNKIRPILNILLVCNSYVDKYFIYNCLRTHNYTLEMEDFERRLELMRNIVEYAPGGGGGGGGGNGALRIFHNSFCDWLIDVKFSTKKFLCDLNEGHVMVSMYYTVVADQICPNKLRLYLYHLIKTGEYLTSRSVDLDLLLILLETKSNLSDCFYTNLLNCCAMCEDECRHDVNLSVRTKHMLDRFLNGQLNDEFMMFLNDFFKPNLPTDCKVLKLLIETGINNADTQLSCESSALNSPVLSDRSQNIDSELAELLISSEKSCQQELQKSINLHELQDGSNAAVAAGAAAMHGFGGGRGAHADCSAMARQRYSGVPSLGGGGDGGSSVLGDSKSDIQNDRIGSGLQCDMFEGEMHKGKALIHILANEGNHTLLERALNACKDPIDLEIEDLNGQTALNIAARNGHQEIVKLLLTYKQPLKDGTGRYRMIDVNHADRDGWTPLRSASWGGHTEVVKLLIETGVCAIDRADKEGRTALRAAAWSGNEDIVKILIEAGANVNSIDKQGRTSLIAASYMGHYDIVEILLENGADVNHTDLDGRNALCVAALCGSSGYSRVISTLLEYGANTDQTDNEGMSPLLVSSFEGNAEICELLLENGADPDMADNMGRTPLWAACTSGHANVVKLLLFWGCGIDCMDSEGRTVLSVAAAQGNLETVRQLLDRGLDETHRDNAGWTPLHYAAFEGYADICVQLLESGAKIDECDNEGKAALHLAAQEGHNAVIEAILNIHRPCIDQRAHDGKTAFRLACLEEHFECIQTLLKYGCDINSKDADSRTTLYILALDNKLKAVKFLLEYSNADVNIPDSEGRTALHVSAWQGHAEMVKLLITLGNANVNAMDLESRTPLHSCAWQGNHEVMQLLLYYGAVPDHACKQGATALGISAQEGHEKCVSYLLKYGANPYKSDHCGRTPIKLAAKSNRNNVLRILENFTKNDLDCGKMAHPQLNLKSPDELPPCNSIHNPSPSSGCYPTNPSLLMPSGSAPPQNASPSTVSNNTTSCSSAQNNNFYENTMHSDTSSLQKRKSVISSQSTGSSNEQVPMSFTQQLQKHSRHHNSKSHHIVQQQHQPHHSNAAAHQQQSVASGGGKFGSKKHSQVLPNVEEYQANIAASNIRMNPNDADLFDLGCMSPLYATPPHSPSSEISSPGQNQPPSSLALLGKQFEEMNISLSNNSTIVNPHDSHFARDTHMRIILGNNQKDGHHQHSGSASGGGAGGGGKSSKRITTNPAMRLIRNRIDSAAQLIRRTNNMLSSNSNNQGSSSIGVKSGTFQWRKESQM; the protein is encoded by the exons ATGAATGCCGATGATATCTACGAGAATCTGCCGTGTCATGAGGAAGCGCTTAGAAATGGTAACAACGGTGATCGTGGCATTGTAGGATCGACGAAGATCGGCGCTCATGGCATCAAtaccggtggtgatggagatggtggcggtggcgatggtggcgtgaTGGACAACGGTGCTGGACAACAGAACAAGATGCAGAACAATCTGGCACTGAACAGTAAGGATATGTTGTACGCGACGCCGCTCAAAAAATCCGAACGCCCTCTGAAGGTCCTCAACAATGGACCAACGGcggcgaccgcgacgacggcgaccgccacgacgacggcgacgacaaatGGCAATGGTTGTGGAAGTGCATTAACACCGGCTCGATCCCAGGATCAAGATGCGAAGATCATTAATGCGGAGCTCGAGGATCGACGAATACGGGACTTCCTGAAGGATACGACGCAGATGCACAAAAAGATTGAACTGCACAAGACGTACCAGAGCTCCAACTTTTCCTACCTCGCGCGCAAGGAACACTTTGCCGATCTGGTGCAGCGGAACGTAAACAACAATGGCAGCGGTGTGCCGCTGCGACCGGATGTGACGATCGACGAGGAAGCGAAGCTGGCGGCGATGGTTGGCGGCGGTAGTGATGGGAAAGGTGGAAGGGCGGCGGCCGCGTATAAATCACTAGCtggcgaagaggaagaagttAAGAATCTAGATCTCGACACAAACGATTCGCTGAACGAGCTTGAGGCACGATGCAACGAGAAGCTTGAGATGTTGACCAATCTCAATCGGGCACGTTCGTCGGAGCAGCGATCGCAGGAAGacaacgaacagcagcagctcgaacagggttcgatcgatctgctgctgctgggtggtaCCGATGGTGATCGAGCCGTCAGTGAGGATGACATAGTTCCGaaaccatcggcaccaccactgTCCGCCGTACAGACGGCACGATCGAAGcatggcaagcagcagcagcaaggtggTGGCAACGGTGTTGGGCCATTCGGTGAATCCACTGATCAACCGATCATCAGTGCGCACCTCAACCGGGAGTGGGTACTGAAGAAGATCGCGATGTGTTTGGAGCAAAGGATCTCTAAAAAACCGGTCCCACCGGTTCCAGGGGAAGCCGCTAGTGTTACTACACCTTCCGCAGGACCTTCTTCTGGGCCTGGTGGATATTTCGGAAGAGGACAAACGGTTGGTGTACCATCGGATAGCGGATCCCAGCCTAGTGGCCATAGGAGTagtgcaggagcagcagcagcagcagcaggtggcggtgatggtggattaCCTTCCCTCGGGTATCTCGTGCTCGGTTCGAACGGTTCCGGTAAGACTTCCATCTGCAACGACATCATCGAGGGTACGTCCGGTACCAAGGGAATGCTAAACCGTCGCCTGCTGGCTTGTTACTTTGTGAATTCACAAAATCCCGAGTGTCACAGCTTAAGCATGTTCATCCGAAGCATCATTCTGCAGATCTTGAGCCATTCTAGCTTCGTAAACGTGACTGGCCCAGACGGAGCagcgacatcgtcgtcggtggaaaTGTCGAACAATTTGTCCACCACGATACCGACAGTTGACGGGGATCGAATGGCGCCGGCTTCGGAAACGGTGGTCACAACGAGCAACGATTGTTTACCGGAAGCGGATCAACAGAGAGCGACTggatcgccaccgtcgccaccacaGCAGCcgccccaccagcagcaaccacagatGGGCGACATGACGGATGATCTGTCCGAAGCCGTCGATCGTGAACTGGAGGCTGCGATACGCACGGAAATGCAGATCAACGAGCGGGtggccgaattttgttcgggAAGAAAGGCGAAAGTATCGCGCCAACAGTCGGAACCGGTCGAGAGCTTTAGCCGTGATCGGGAACAACCGAACTATCCCTACAAGACGCATCCTCCATCGATGGCCTCGAAAGTGGGATCGGGAGGTGGCGATGAACAGCACGAGccggatggcgatgatggcaaGCCGGAGAAAACGATGAGCCCGGGAAGGCCAGTCAAGGTATCAAAGataccgatcgcgatcggtagTACGATCAGAAGCCCGAAAAAGGTTTCACCCACACGCCAACGATCTCGTGAGCAGGAGGCAGAGGAGGACGAAAAGAAAGAGgcggaagaggagaaagaagcGGAAGGTGCCCGGGAGGAGCAGACGATCCTTGAAGGTGGTGGCGAAGCGATCGCGGAACGTGATATCGCCGATTTCCAGCTAGATGACATTGTCGGCAAGGCGTTGGACGATGAGCAGGACGGGTGTGTGCaaacgaaggaggaggagaagaaggaggagggaaagcagcatgaggaggaggaaagcaaCGTCAAGGAACCGCTGCGGCCAACGAAACCAATGGAAACGAGCATTCCGCCACCGTTGCCAAAGTCCAAGAATTGTCGGCAAATTATTGCCGATGGCTACTACGAGATGTTGCTTAGCAATCCCGACATTTTCGAGTCACTGACGGTCGATAGTATCGAGAAGAATCCGGATGATTGCTTCAAGAAGGCCATTCTGTTCCCGCTGCTGGAGTTGTGTCCACCGAAGAACGCGTTGCTACtgttgatcgattcgattgacgAGAACTACCTGCAGGATGGGAACCTGATCTCAACGCTCAAGGGTAAGCAGGCGACCAAGAGCCGGAACATTGCCGAGCTGCTGGCCAACCACATTCACCTGATGCCGAAGTGGTTGTTTATGGTGTGCACggcgaagaagcagaacaaaaACATTACCAAGCTGTTCACCGGCTTCAAGAAGCTGACGCTCGATGATCTGCGTAAGTCGCACGTGGTCAAGGATGTGCAGCAGTACATCATCAATCGGCTCAACACGGACTTCCGTGGTATCAATCTGACCAAAGACATTATCGAAAGCCTAAACCAGCTGTACATCAAATCGAACGGCTGCCTGCTGTATCTGTACAAGGTGCTGAACGGGATAcgggaaaactttttcacGTTCCGCGAGATCAAGCTGATACCGTGCACGCTGAACGGGCTGTATCTGTACATCTGCCAGAAGTCGTTCAACAAGAAGCAGTACAACAAGATCCGCCCGATCCTGAACATACTGCTGGTGTGCAATAGTTATGTGGACAAGTACTTCATCTACAACTGTCTCCGCACGCACAACTATACGCTGGAGATGGAGGACTTTGAGCGGCGGCTCGAGCTGATGCGCAACATTGTGGAGTATGCTcccggcggaggaggaggaggcggtggtggcaatggtgcgCTGCGCATCTTTCACAATTCCTTCTGCGACTGGCTGATCGATGTGAAGTTTAGCACGAAGAAATTTCTCTGCGATCTGAACGAGGGCCACGTGATGGTTTCGATGTATTACACCGTCGTGGCGGATCAGATCTGTCCGAACAAGCTGCGGCTCTACCTGTACCATCTGATCAAGACTGGCGAATATCTGACGAGCCGGAGCGTCGATCTtgatctgctgctgatactgctcGAGACGAAATCGAACCTGAGCGACTGCTTCTACACCAATCTGCTGAACTGTTGCGCGATGTGCGAGGATGAGTGCCGGCACGATGTGAATCTGTCGGTGCGCACGAAGCACATGCTCGATCGGTTCCTAAATGGGCAGCTGAACGACGAGTTTATGATGTTTCTGAACGATTTCTTCAAACCGAACCTACCGACGGACTGTAaggtgctgaagctgctgatcGAGACGGGTATCAACAATGCGGACACGCAACTGTCTTGTGAATCGTCCGCCCTCAATTCACCGGTACTGTCCGATCGATCACAAAACATCGACTCCGAGCTTGCTGAGTTGCTGATATCGAGCGAGAAGAGCTGCCAGCAGGAACTGCAGAAGTCGATCAATCTGCACGAGCTGCAGGATGGTAGTaatgctgctgtggctgctggtgctgcagcgaTGCATGGTTTTGGGGGAGGCAGAGGTGCTCATGCGGATTGCTCCGCAATGGCAAGACAGCGGTACAGTGGTGTACCGTcacttggcggtggcggtgatggagGTAGCAGTGTGCTTGGCGATTCCAAGTCCGATATTCAGAATGATCGCATCGGCAGTGGATTGCAGTGTGACATGTTCGAGGGTGAGATGCACAAGGGCAAAGCATTGATACACATCCTGGCCAATGAGGGCAATCATACGCTGCTGGAGAGAGCATTGAAC GCATGCAAAGATCCGATTGATCTGGAGATTGAAGATCTGAATGGACAGACGGCGTTGAATATTGCCGCTAGGAATGGACACCAGGAGATCGTGAAGTTGCTGCTTACCTACAAGCAGCCGCTGAAGGATGGTACCGGACGGTATCGTATGATTGATGTAAATCATGCCGATCGGGACGGTTGGACCCCGTTGAGGTCGGCGTCGTGGGGTGGCCATACGGAGGTGGTTAAACTGCTGATCGAAACCGGTGTctgtgcgatcgatcgtgcggACAAGGAAGGCCGTACGGCATTGCGTGCCGCTGCCTGGAGCGGTAATGAAGACATCGTTAAGATACTGATCGAGGCCGGGGCCAATGTGAATTCGATCGACAAGCAAGGCCGAACGTCGCTCATTGCCGCCTCGTACATGGGGCACTACGATATCGTAGAGATTCTGCTGGAGAACGGAGCCGACGTCAATCATACGGATCTGGATGGACGGAATGCTCTGTGTGTGGCGGCCCTTTGTGGTAGTTCCGGTTATAGCCGGGTCATTTCGACCCTGCTCGAGTACGGCGCCAACACGGATCAGACGGATAACGAGGGTATGTCCCCGCTGCTGGTCAGTTCGTTCGAGGGGAACGCAGAAATCTGTGAGTTGCTGCTGGAGAACGGAGCCGATCCGGATATGGCGGACAATATGGGCCGCACACCGCTGTGGGCCGCCTGTACGTCGGGGCACGCGAATGTTGTCAAGTTGCTGCTCTTCTGGGGCTGCGGAATCGATTGCATGGATTCCGAGGGTCGCACGGTGCTGAGCGTGGCTGCGGCACAGGGAAACCTGGAAACGGTACGCCAACTGCTGGATCGGGGTCTCGATGAAACGCATCGTGACAATGCGGGCTGGACACCGTTACATTATGCGGCATTCGAGGGGTACGCGGACATCTGTGTGCAGCTGCTGGAATCCGGGGCCAAGATCGACGAGTGTGACAATGAGGGAAAGGCGGCCCTTCATCTGGCTGCACAGGAGGGCCACAATGCGGTAATCGAAGCGATACTGAACATACACCGACCGTGCATCGATCAGCGGGCGCACGATGGCAAAACGGCGTTCCGGTTGGCCTGCCTGGAGGAACACTTTGAATGCATCCAGACGCTGCTGAAATATGGTTGTGACATCAACTCTAAGGATGCCGATTCGCGCACAACACTCTACATACTGGCCTTGGACAACAAGCTGAAGGCCGTCAAGTTTCTGCTCGAGTACTCGAACGCGGACGTGAACATTCCCGACAGCGAAGGTCGCACGGCGTTGCACGTATCGGCCTGGCAGGGTCACGCGGAGATGGTGAAGCTGTTGATAACGTTAG GTAATGCCAATGTGAACGCGATGGATTTGGAATCGAGAACGCCGTTGCACTCGTGCGCCTGGCAGGGCAACCATGAGGTAATGCAGCTGTTGCTCTACTACGGTGCCGTACCGGACCATGCGTGCAAGCAAGGGGCCACCGCACTGGGCATCTCGGCCCAGGAGGGACACGAGAAGTGTGTCAGCTATCTGCTCAAGTACGGCGCTAATCCGTACAAATCGGATCACTGCGGACGAACGCCCATCAAGCTGGCGGCCAAATCGAATCGCAATAATGTGTTGagaattttggaaaatttcacGAAAA ATGATTTAGATTGCGGTAAGATGGCGCACCCGCAGTTGAATTTGAAGTCTCCCGACGAGCTGCCACCCTGCAATTCGATCCACAATCCTTCTCCGTCATCCGGGTGCTATCCGACCAATCCGAGTTTGCTGATGCCGTCCGGATCGGCGCCACCACAGAACGCAAGTCCTTCAACCGTCTCCAACAACACGACCAGCTGCTCGTCAGCACAGAATAATAATTTCTACGAGAACACGATGCACTCGGACACGAGCAGTCTGCAGAAGCGTAAGAGCGTCATTTCTAGTCAgtcgaccggcagcagcaatgag CAGGTACCGATGTCATTTACGCAGCAATTGCAGAAACATTCGCGTCATCACAACTCGAAATCGCATCacatcgtgcagcagcagcatcaaccgcACCACAGTAACGCAGCcgcccatcagcagcaatcggtggcca